gtgtgtgtgtgtgtgtctactcacTCATGACAGCGTGCTGTGCGGCCTGCAGGACAGCCTGTATGGCCATggcctgggctgtgtgtgtgtgtgtgtgtgtgtgtgtctactcacTCATGACAGCGTGCTGTGCGGCCTGCAGGACAGCCTGTATGGCCATggcctgggctgtgtgtgtgtgtgtgtgtgtgtgtgtgtctactcacTCATGACAGCGTGCTGTGCGGCCTGCAGGACAGCCTGTATGGCCATGGCCTGGGCGTTAGCCTCCTCAGTAGCAGCGTGTTGTGCTGCCTGCTCGGCTGCAGCGGTAACAGCCAGCTCCTCGGGGGTTAAACCCGTCACCATCAGGGTCTGCTGGCCCCCCGCGTCACCTTCAGACATCAGCTCCGCAGGCAGGCCCTAGGAGGCAGAGAAAAATTgtccagattttttttaaagtaactttTTTTTCAATGTTACTAAAAATGTTTTGTTGGCACACAATTTAGTCGCTCGTGTGTGCTGCTGGGAGGAAACAGCGTTTCATTCTGTGGCCTTTTCCAAGACATGACAGAGGACCTGTGGATGGTGGTTCCCTTCCGTGTGTgttgcactgtatgtatatatacacagtaccagtcaaaagtttggacacagctactcattcaaagggtttttctttattcgtAAAAggttccacattgtagaataatagtgaagacatcaaaactataaaattaACACATATGGTTATGTAGTTACCAAAGAAAGTGTtgacttctttgggactggggggcagtattgagtagcttggatgaataaggtgcccagagtaaactgcctgctactcaggcccaaaagctagaataatgtatataattagtagatttggatagaaaacactctgaagtttctaaaaaaaactgtttgcatgatgtctgtcagtataacagaactcatatggcaggcgaaaacctgagaaaaaggAAGTggtaaatctgaggtttgtagtttttcaagtcattgtcAATCCAAGATAGAGTGTAAATTTGGtcagattgcagttcctaaggcttccactagatgtcgacAGTCTTTacaaccttgtttcaggcttctactatgaagggggagcgaataagagctgtttgacgaAGAGGTCTGGCAGAAAGCCGTGAGAGCGAGCTgagttccttttcatttctaaagacaaaggaattgtccggttgaaacattattgaagatttatgataaaaacaccctaaagattgtttctatacttcgtttgacatgtttctacgaactgtaatataactgaCTTTTCGTCTGCACTAATTGCTCGCGCATTGTGCATTTgaattactgggctaaacgcgcaaacaaaaaggaggtatttggacataaattatttactttatcgaacaaaacaaacatttgtgggactgggattcctgggagtgcattccgaagatcaaaggtaagtgaatatttataacgctatttctgagttttgtgacacctctccttctttggaaaatggctgtatggaggaattttaattatgataaTTTTTTTGCTGCAAAgcctttttaaaaatctgacacacaggttgcattaaggagaagtttcttTAATtgtatgtttaacacttgtacCTTTCATCAATGTTTATGGTGAGTATTTCTGTCATTTGATGTGGCTTTCACCTGCTGTTtatttgagacaatgcatttctgaacacaacgcaccaatttcaaatgaggatttttggacataaagattaactttatagaacaaaaaacacacatttattgtctaacatccggcgaagatcaaaggttagtgatttcaTTTTAAAGtttctatttctgacttttgtgacacctctccttggttggaaaatggctgtatggttctctgtggctaggtgctgacctaacataatcgcaaggtgtgctttcgccgtaaagcctttttgaaatcggacactgtggctggattcacgagaagtgtatctttaaaatggtgtatgatacttgtatgtttgaggaattttaatcgTGAGATTTCTGTtgctttgaatttggcgccctgcaatttcactggctgttggcgaggtgggacgctagcgtcccacatatcccagagaagttaaacaaatataaatatattttataatttgagattcttcaaagtagccaccctgtgccttgatgacagctttgcacactcttgggattctctcaacctgcttcacctggaatgcttttccaacagtcttgaaggagttcccacgtatgctgagcacttgttggctgcttttccttcactctgcggtccgactcagcccaaaccatttcaatttggttgaggtcaggcgattgtggaggccaggtcatctgatgcactactccatcactcttcttcttagtcaaacagcccttacacagcctggaggtgttgggtcattgtcctgttgaaaaaaaaagtgtcccactaagcccaaaccagatgggatggcgcatcgctgcagaatgctgtggaggccatgctggttaagtgttccttgaattctaaataaatcactgactgtgtcaccagcaaagcaccatcacacctcctcctcctccatgcttcacaatgggaaccacacgtgcggagatcatccgttgacATACTATGCGTgccacaaagacacggcagttggaaccaaaacccccaaaatgtggactcatcagaccaaaggacagattttcaccggtctaatgtccattgctcatttttcttggtccaagcaagtcgcTTCTTATAGGTGTTCTTTATAAGTGGTTTCTTTGCCGcaatcaaccatgaaggcctgattcacacagtctcttctgaacagttgatgtttagatgagtctgttacttgaactctgtgaagcatcctctgcagcagaggtaactctgggtcttccattcctgtggtgatcctcatgagagccagttccatcatagcccttgatggtttttgcgaatgcACTTCATGAAatcttcaaagttcttgaaatgttccgtattgacggactttcatgttttaaagtaatgatggactgtcgtttctctttgcttatttgatcagttcttgccataatatggacttggtctttcaccaaatagggctgtcttctgtataacacccctaccttgtcacaacacaactgattggctcatacgcattaagaaggaagaaattccacaacttttaacaaggcacacctgttaattgaaatgcattccaggtgactacctcatgaagctgggtgagagaatgccaagagtgtgcaaagctgccatcaaggcaaagggtggctactttgaagaatctcaaatagaaaatatattttgatttgttaaacacttttttttggttacgacatgattccatatgtgttatttcatagttttgatgtcttcactattattctacaatgtagaaaatagtaaaaataaagaaaaaccctggaatgagcatgcgtgtccaaacgtttgacagGTAATATACACATCAGTATGTATCGTACTGTACCTCCTGCTCCCCCTGGTTCTGTTCCTCCATGCCCTCCACATGGACCTGTATCCCAGCTGCAGCAGCCTCTTCCAGGGTCACGACCCTCACTGTGCCCTCTGGGAGACAGTCCGTCTGCAtggcctcctctccctctatacatGCCGCCACCATCGCCTCAGACGACCCAGACATCGACGAAATCTCCtggtggaaggaaggaaggaagggtcgGGGACAGGAAGGCTTGAACGGTCAAAAGTAAAATGATCCCAAAATAAACACCTCTAACAGTCTGTTAGTGCAGTGAGTGTCTGAACCAGCTAACCACAACTTCAAGAGAGTAAACACTAtaacagccgtgtgtgtgtgtgtgtgtgtgtggcccttaCAGGTACGGAGGGTCCAGGTGTGGGTGTGGACTGGGTAACCGTGGTAACTGCTCGGCCAGCCGCCACCACGGCACTGGACTCGGTGGTTACCGAGGACGACGAGGGAGCCTCTGTAGTTCCGTTGTCTCCCTGTGTCGAGTCACCAGGCTGGGCTGGAGGGACGTCACACAATTAACACCAAAACATCCCAACACGGAGACCCAAACATCCCAACACAGAGACCCAAACATCCCAACACAGAGACCCAAACATCCCAACACGGAGACCCAAACATCCCAACACGGAGACCCAAACATCCCAACACGGAGACCCAAACATCCCAACACGGAGACCCAAACATCCCAACACAGAGACCCAAACATCCCAACACGGAGACCCAAACATCCCAACACGGAGACCCAAACATCCCAACACAGAGACCCAAACATCCCAACACAGAGACCCAAACATCCCAACACAGAGACCCAAACATCCCAACACGGAGACCCAAACATCCCAACACAGAGACCCAAACATCCCAACACGGAGACCCAAACATCCCAACACAGAGACCCAAACATCCCAACACAGAGACCCAAACATCCCAACACAGAGACCCAAACATCCCAACACAGAGACCCAAACATCCCAACACGGAGACCCAAACATCCCAACACGGAGACCCAAACATCCCAACACAGAGACCCAAACATCCCAACACAGAGACCCAAACATCCCAACACGGAGACCCAAACATCCCAACACGGAGACCCAAACATCCCAACACGGAGACCCAAACATCCCAACACAGAGACCCAAACATCCCAACACGGAGACCCAAACATCCCAACACAGAGACCCAAACATCCCAACACGGAGACCCAAACATCCTGTATGTTGGTGGGAAAAAAAATATCACTAACATTTTAACTCTTAATCTTCTGTTTTAAAACACTAAGGCTGCGTTTATACAGGCAGACAAATTCTGATCTTTGGACCAATCAGATCAACCTTTTccccaataattgggcaaaataaCAGAATACGTAGGTAGGCCTGTGTAAAAGGAGCCTACGGGACCATTTCCCCCAGACCTAGATTAAGCCTAATCTAATCCTTCTGGAGATTCTCCTTTGAGTAGATTTTTTGTTGTGTGTCTCGTACCTGAATTAATCTGTGTCTGAAAACAAATCCTCCCTAAAACGCCTATGAGAACAAAatgggttaaaagacagtcatGCTTAGTGGATAGATAGATAGCAGTAGCTCCCACCTGTAGTAGCCGTGTTGGTGGTGCCGGTCTCGTGTGTTTCACACGGCGGATTGGAACACACTCTCTGGACCGTGCCCGTCCCTGTGCCCGTCCCTGTCCCCGTTCCTGTCAGGTTGGACGTAGTCTGAGACGGGGTGTTGGTGGTTCCTGTTTCGTGCGTCTCACACGGCGGATTGGAACACACTCTCTGGACCGTGCCCGTCCCTGTGCCCGTCCCTGTCAGGTTGGACGTAGTCTGAGACGGGGTGTTGGTGGTTCCTGTTTCGTGCGTCTCACACGGCGGATTGGAACACACTCTCTGGACCGTGCCCGTCCCTGTCCCCGTCCCTGTCCCCGACCCCGCCAGGTTGGACGTAGTCTGAGACGGGGTGTTGGTGGTTCCTGTTTCGTGCGTCTCACACGGAGGATTGGAACACACTCTCTGCACTGTCCCTGTAGTCTGCCCGATGCCCATACTGGAGTTGGCCTGCGTCGACGTAGTGGTAGTGCCAGTCTCGTGTGTTTCACAAGGTGGATTGGAGCAGACCTGTGTGGCGCTTCTGCCCTCAGCTCCGGCCTCAGTGGGGCCAGTCTGGTGCGTTTCACAGGGTGGACTGGAGCagacaggagaggtgaggggggatcctcctcctcctcctcctcctccgctggATGACTTGCTCTGGTTATCTGAGGACGAGGAGCTGAGCGTCATGCCCATCTTGTCAGAGCCCATGTTAGAGCGTGCGGTGGTCGAGGTGTAGGTGGTCCCTGTTCTCAGAGTCTCCGGTCGTAGCACCCCGGGCACAGAGCTGGTACCAGaaagagacgagggggagaggtcTCCGGAGGAGGAGGGGGGCGGAGAGGACGGGGGATCAGACCCGCTGGTGTTGTTGGTTACGCTGGAGCCTTGTTGTTGCTGGTTGGATCCCATGTTACAGCTGGCGGTGGTCTGGGTGTTGGTGGTACCTGTATCGTGGGTCTCTGACGGCGGGTTGGTGCACACCTGCTGCACCTGGCCCATGTTGGAGGACGCTGTCGTTTGAGTGTTGGTGGTGCCGGTCTCGTGGGTTTCGCACGGCGGGTTTGAACACACCCTCTCCACCCCACCATCACCAGTCATGTTAGCGGAGGCCGTGGTAGCTGTATTAGTGGTGCCGGTCTCGTGGGTCTCGCAGGGGGGGTTTGAGCAGACCAGGGTTACCGTTCCTGGGTCGCCTGCCTCGGGCTGGGTGGACGAGGGGTCGGCGGAGGTGGGGGAGGACAGGATGGAGACCGGGAGGTCGTGGACAGGCTGAGCATCCACACCACTGGGGGTCGTGATCAGGGTCACCTGAGTGGGCTGAGCTCCCGCCTGGAGGACATAAAgagtacagggggggggggggtcaatcaGGAAGTCAATAAACCAAAGTTCCAATACAAATCAATCTTGCcaataatacaacaaaaaaatacatatttgaataaataaaacatatttaaatgACAACTAAACCATTCCAAGTACGAGGTTTTCTCATGATGGCATGTCTGACCAGAGAAGAAGAGCCGCTGTTCATACGAGAAGCACTGCTTTTTACAGGCAGCCTGTCTTCCCAGGCGTATCACTGCATGTGCCAGCAGGACAAGCGTAGCAGCCAAATAAATACATAAAGGGAGTCACAACCCATTGCAAGTATTCATGACAGGACGGATGCATCTTTATtagatttatttcacctttatttaaccaggtaggcaagttgagaacaagttctcatttacaattgcgacctggccaagataaagcaaagcagttcgacacatacagcgacacggagttacacatggagtaaaacaaacatacagtcaatagtacagtataaacaagtctatatatacacacaagtcTATATGCATCTGCACCAAACGCGAACACCTTTCCCGATCGTAAGAAACGTGAGGGATAAGGCACCGACGACACCGCTTTTACAAAAGGCAGCCCGATTCTGATCATTATTTTTTTGACCGATCAATTATTTTGAccgcctgtgtaaacacagcctccgTTGTTCCACATGAACTGTACCTGAGCTGCGGAGACGGTGACCTGTCCAGGCAGAGTGGTCATGGTGCCCAAGGTGGTGATGGGAGTAGCCGTGGCAACACTTCCTCCCGCCAGGCTCGAAGACACTGTACCAGTCACCGTACCAAACGTTGTCACACCTAAGGGGAAGGGACAA
This window of the Oncorhynchus clarkii lewisi isolate Uvic-CL-2024 unplaced genomic scaffold, UVic_Ocla_1.0 unplaced_contig_7539_pilon_pilon, whole genome shotgun sequence genome carries:
- the LOC139400156 gene encoding host cell factor 1-like; the protein is PMGSSPQMSGMAALAAAAAATQKIPPSTATMQLPAGATMVKTVAMSPGSQTVKVASPVMVSNPATRMLKTAAAQVGTSGVVTPGTPSRPIITVHKSGTVTVAQQHQVVTTVVGGVTKTITLVKSPLTMGGGGTLLTAANQGQNKVMSGKDVQHWLSNLSNLGKVMSVVQTKPGQTGAVTGQAGSSLQHIIQTKGPLPAGTILKLVTSADGKPTTIITTSQAGTAGGKPTILSYSGMPTTTKPGTHIIKTIPMSAIGQAGVTGSGMKSPITIITTKMMTPGTGTPGKIISAMPRTGAGQQGLTQVVLKGAPGQPGTILRTVPMGGVRLVSPVTVSGVKPNVTTLVVKGTTGVTTFGTVTGTVSSSLAGGSVATATPITTLGTMTTLPGQVTVSAAQAGAQPTQVTLITTPSGVDAQPVHDLPVSILSSPTSADPSSTQPEAGDPGTVTLVCSNPPCETHETGTTNTATTASANMTGDGGVERVCSNPPCETHETGTTNTQTTASSNMGQVQQVCTNPPSETHDTGTTNTQTTASCNMGSNQQQQGSSVTNNTSGSDPPSSPPPSSSGDLSPSSLSGTSSVPGVLRPETLRTGTTYTSTTARSNMGSDKMGMTLSSSSSDNQSKSSSGGGGGGGGSPLTSPVCSSPPCETHQTGPTEAGAEGRSATQVCSNPPCETHETGTTTTSTQANSSMGIGQTTGTVQRVCSNPPCETHETGTTNTPSQTTSNLAGSGTGTGTGTGTVQRVCSNPPCETHETGTTNTPSQTTSNLTGTGTGTGTVQRVCSNPPCETHETGTTNTPSQTTSNLTGTGTGTGTGTGTVQRVCSNPPCETHETGTTNTATTAQPGDSTQGDNGTTEAPSSSSVTTESSAVVAAGRAVTTVTQSTPTPGPSVPEISSMSGSSEAMVAACIEGEEAMQTDCLPEGTVRVVTLEEAAAAGIQVHVEGMEEQNQGEQEGLPAELMSEGDAGGQQTLMVTGLTPEELAVTAAAEQAAQHAATEEANAQAMAIQAVLQAAQHAVMNEGDSGQEGQHQTTTIPIVLTQAELAALVHQQQQLQEAQALAQAAAAAAAAAQHNQ